A window of Malania oleifera isolate guangnan ecotype guangnan chromosome 5, ASM2987363v1, whole genome shotgun sequence contains these coding sequences:
- the LOC131154967 gene encoding probable protein phosphatase 2C 27: MKTAGETNYTPLFNVLEGNYRKKNETVSNNKNSETLESLKHVKISKPPRHRSGIQHCVSSTRLASAAELELDIGFLSIKTPTIENSVFEPVFRSGSCSEIGPKPYMEDEHICVDDLLEHLGVTANFSSPGAFYGVFDGHGGTDAALFIRENILRFIVEDSHFPMCVKMATKSAFLKADHAFANSVCLDSSSGTTVLTALMFGRTMIIANAGDCRAVLGKRGRAIELSKDHKPNCPSERLRIERLGGVVYDGYLNGQLSVARALGDWHMKGPKASSCPLSAEPELLEMVLTEEDEFLIMGCDGLWDVMSSQCAVTIVRKELMLHNDPERCSRELVSEALKRNTCDNLTVVVVCFSPDPPPRMEIPKFKLKRSISAEGLNLLQEVLESNV; the protein is encoded by the exons ATGAAAACGGCTGGAGAGACCAATTATACTCCTCTATTTAATGTTTTAGAAGGCAACTACAGGAAGAAAAATGAAACGGTCTCAAACAACAAGAATTCCGAGACTTTGGAAAGTTTAAAACATGTAAAAATTAGCAAACCTCCAAGGCATCGCTCTGGGATACAGCATTGCGTGAGCTCCACTCGGTTGGCCTCTGCTGCTGAATTG GAATTGGATATTGGATTTCTTAGCATAAAGACACCAACCATTGAAAATTCGGTATTTGAGCCTGTTTTTCGTTCAGGAAGCTGCTCTGAGATTGGACCAAAACCTTATATGGAGGACGAACATATCTGTGTAGATGATCTTCTTGAACATCTAGGTGTAACTGCAAACTTCTCTTCTCCTGGAGCTTTCTATGGG GTTTTTGATGGCCATGGTGGTACTGATGCTGCTTTATTCATCAGAGAGAACATTCTTAGGTTTATAGTTGAGGACTCTCATTTCCCGATGTGTGTAAAGATGGCTACTAAGAGTGCTTTTCTGAAAGCTGACCATGCCTTTGCTAATTCTGTTTGTCTTGATAGTTCCTCTGGCACCACAGTGCTAACTGCCCTTATGTTTGGAAG GACAATGATTATTGCCAATGCTGGGGATTGTAGAGCTGTGTTGGGAAAACGAGGTAGAGCAATTGAGCTGTCTAAAGACCACAAGCCGAATTGCCCCTCTGAAAGATTGCGAATCGAGAGACTGGGGGGAGTTGTGTACGATGGCTACCTTAATGGCCAACTGTCAGTGGCACGTGCCCTTGGAGACTGGCACATGAAGGGCCCAAAAGCCTCCTCCTGCCCCTTAAGTGCAGAGCCAGAGCTGCTGGAAATGGTCCTGACTGAGGAAGATGAGTTCCTGATAATGGGCTGCGATGGCCTTTGGGATGTGATGAGCAGCCAGTGTGCAGTTACAATTGTAAGGAAAGAGTTGATGCTGCACAATGATCCCGAGAGATGCTCGCGAGAACTAGTCAGTGAGGCTCTTAAGCGCAACACCTGTGATAATCTGACCGTTGTGGTTGTCTGCTTTTCCCCAGACCCACCCCCTCGCATGGAGATCccaaaatttaaacttaaaagGAGCATATCTGCAGAAGGTCTGAACCTCCTTCAGGAGGTCTTGGAAAGCAATGTGTGA